The sequence below is a genomic window from Thermoflavifilum sp..
ATCACCCCGGCAAAATTTTCATCTTTTTCCCGGTAATGCTGGTTACTGTGGGCCGCCAGGTAAAAATCATCGGGATAGAGGATTTTCTCGAAAAGATCGTTCCCCAATTGATAAATGGTTTCTGCATCTAATCCGAAAGCTTCTTCAGTGGCTTTATTACACCATACAATGCCGCCGGTGAGTTGATTTCTTAAATAAACCAGTGCCGGCGCCCTGTCAAAGATTTCTCGAAGCGGGGGTTCGAAGCTATGATTATTTCCGGTTGAATCCTGATATGCCTGTGCATCTTCCCTGAGCACTTTCATATGAGATCTCGTATTCATAGCAAAGTAACAATATTTTACAAATAAATATTATATATTAAAAAAAATAAATTGTTTAAAACCTCGGGCATTTATACCGTTTCAGGTTGGGTCCCGGTGGCGGATAAGTGTAGATCACAGATATCTCCATCCCGCCGCGATGAAGGGAAGCCGCCTGCAGGCTGGAGGTGTTCACGTCGTAAGTGATCCCTACCTGTACGTTGTTAACCTGCAAACCCACATAAGGATTAATCGCATCCCGATAGCGATACCAGCTGCCGACATAGAAGACAGTGGGTGTTTCGGATATACCGTTCACCAACAGGCCTAAAGCGCCGCCTATCGCAATTTCGGTGGCACTCCCCTGTTGCATGAACAATCCGCTGACGTAAAAGCTGGTGGAAGCATTAAAGCCAATCACACCACCCCCGTGTGCGGTAAACCTGGAGTGCAGGTGATAATTAGCACCGAGAAACGATTCGTGTGGCTGCGAAATATGATAATAGGAAAGACCTGCATAAAAGCTCGACCACTGGCCTATGAGCTGATTATAGATCAAACCCACATCGTAGTCTGGATAGATAATACTGGCATTGGGAATATACTCCCCGCTGGGCAGGGTGGGATCAAAGCCATTGCTGGTGAGTTGATCTTCGAAGATGAGTTTAGAGAAATCGATTCTTTTTTGCACAACAGCCAGTTGTCCACCGACTCCCAGGGTGATGTTTCCATCCATATCCAGAGCCTTGTGGTAGGCTACAGATAGGGCGGCATATTCGGTTTTAAGTCCACCTCCACCCGTTTGGTCATACAGCAATAGTCCGCCTACGCCCAGAATATCATTGGCCGGGATGATACCGGGTAATAACTGGAAATCGGCTGATACCGTACCCGTTACAAATGGCGTGGCAATGCTACCCCACTGGCTACGGTAATTGGCGGCAATTCTGCCGATACCTGAAAAAAGGCCGGTATTAGCTGGATTCAGGGTAAGCGGAGAGGCGAAGAATTGGGTAAAATGCGGATCCTGAGCCCGGGTTTGAACCGTTACTCCAAGGCACACACATAACCCCATCAGACAAAAGGGTACAGTCCGCAACACCTTCAGTGCGTATAATTTGTTCTTTAAATCTAACTAAAAGTTTTGAAAATTATTGTTGCTGTTTGCTTCCGAAAGCCAGATCGCCTGCATCGCCCAGCCCTGGAACGATATATCCTTTTGCCGTAAGCTCTTCGTCAATATCCCCGGCCCATACATAAGCCTGTGGAATGTGCTTACGGAGATAATCAATCCCTACCGTGCAGGCAATAGCCGCCACCACATGAATCTGTGCAGGTTGTCCGGATTCGAGCAACAGCTGGATAGATTTTACCAGCGACGAGCCGGTTGCCAGCATGGGATCACAAATGATCAGGTAACGGCCATCTAAGGGTGGACAGGAGAGGTATTCCAGATTAATGTGAAAGGACCCATCATCATGGTGTTTGCGATAGGCAGAAATAAATGCATTATCGGCTTTATCGAAATAATTCAGCAGCCCCTGATGCATGGGCAATCCGGCTCGCAGTATGGTGGCCACAACAGGCTGTTGTGCCAGCACCAGGCAGCTGGCATGACCGAGAGGTGTAGTGCAGGTTTTTTTCACATAAGGCAGATGTTTGCTGATTTCAAATGCAGCCACTTCGGCAATACGTTCCAGGTTTTTGCGAAAACGCATCCGATCACCCTGAATGTCCACCGAGCGGATTTCATATATCCATTCATTCAGGATGGAATGTTGCTTACTCAGGTTGATGATGGTGGGCTGTCCGGCAATCATGGCGGCAAAATACAAATTCCTTTGTTCCCGAAACGGGGGTGCTTCGACAAAAGCCCGATAATCCGGTATTTTTGCCGGAAACGAAACTGCGATGATTTATAAAGCCATTGGTGTGATGTCGGGAAGTTCGGGAGATGGTCTGGATGTAGTGTATGCGCAATTTCATGAGAGCGGAGGCCGGTGGGAATACTATCTGGAAGCGGCCGAATGTTTCCCCTATCCTGAAGCCCTGCACGCTCAGCTTCAGGAACTTTCCAGGCTGGATGCACTTGCTTATAAACGGCTGGATGTTGCACTGGGGAGGTTTATCGGTGAAAAGATCCTGGCATTCATGGAAAAGTATGGCTTACAGTACCGGGTGGATTTAATTGGTTCACATGGACATACTGGCTTTCATCGACCCGAAGAAGGCTTCAGTGACCAGCTGGGAAATGGTGCTGTGATTGCTGCGATGACCGGACTTCCGGTGGTGGCGGAGTTGCGTATGCTGGATGTGGCGCTGGGTGGTCAGGGAGCGCCCATTGTGCCGATCGGAGAAAAATATCTCTTTCCTGCATATGCCTGGTTTTTAAACATTGGGGGAATTGCCAATTTAAGTTTTCACGGCGAGGACGTATCTGTAGCTTTTGATGTATGTGCTGCCAATCAGATTTTGAATCGGCTGGCCATGCTCAAGCAACAGCCGTTTGATAAGGATGGCGACATGGCGGCAGGTGGCAGCATACAGGAGGCGCTTCTGCATCGGTTGAATGGGCTATCCTATTATACCCGAACCTTTCCCAAATCCATCGCTAATGAATGGGTTATGGAACAGGTATGGCCTATTCTCCAACAATACGAGGCTACGGTGGAAGATAAGCTGGCCACCTACTGTGTGCATGTGGCCATGCAACTGGCTCAGGCTATAGCTGAGGTACGACAACAATTGCCCGAAGCCTATCAGGCCACTTCGCTGCTGGTGACGGGTGGTGGCGCATTTCATCGATATTTGTTGTCCTGTATCCAGGAAGCACTACAGCCCTTGCAGATGCAGGTAGTGGTTCCCGATGCCGAAACGGTAAAATTTAAAGAGGCTTTAATCATGGCTTTCCTGGCCATCCGGCGATGGCGCGAAGAAAGCACGGTTCGGTCTTCGGTCACCGGCGCCAGATTCGATAGCATAGGAGGTGCCTTATGGATTGGCCACCAGCCCTGATGGCAAAAGCCTTTCCGGGTAGCAGCCAGCATTTGCTCCGGGATTTTGGTTATATTTGTTGGTAACCTTTGTCAAGATGCTCACACCGCAGGAAGAAGATTTTCTGGCGTACTGGGAAAAAGTAAGAACACGCATCCCGAAGTGGCGATATCGA
It includes:
- a CDS encoding anhydro-N-acetylmuramic acid kinase codes for the protein MIYKAIGVMSGSSGDGLDVVYAQFHESGGRWEYYLEAAECFPYPEALHAQLQELSRLDALAYKRLDVALGRFIGEKILAFMEKYGLQYRVDLIGSHGHTGFHRPEEGFSDQLGNGAVIAAMTGLPVVAELRMLDVALGGQGAPIVPIGEKYLFPAYAWFLNIGGIANLSFHGEDVSVAFDVCAANQILNRLAMLKQQPFDKDGDMAAGGSIQEALLHRLNGLSYYTRTFPKSIANEWVMEQVWPILQQYEATVEDKLATYCVHVAMQLAQAIAEVRQQLPEAYQATSLLVTGGGAFHRYLLSCIQEALQPLQMQVVVPDAETVKFKEALIMAFLAIRRWREESTVRSSVTGARFDSIGGALWIGHQP
- the upp gene encoding uracil phosphoribosyltransferase, which encodes MIAGQPTIINLSKQHSILNEWIYEIRSVDIQGDRMRFRKNLERIAEVAAFEISKHLPYVKKTCTTPLGHASCLVLAQQPVVATILRAGLPMHQGLLNYFDKADNAFISAYRKHHDDGSFHINLEYLSCPPLDGRYLIICDPMLATGSSLVKSIQLLLESGQPAQIHVVAAIACTVGIDYLRKHIPQAYVWAGDIDEELTAKGYIVPGLGDAGDLAFGSKQQQ
- a CDS encoding PorP/SprF family type IX secretion system membrane protein is translated as MGLCVCLGVTVQTRAQDPHFTQFFASPLTLNPANTGLFSGIGRIAANYRSQWGSIATPFVTGTVSADFQLLPGIIPANDILGVGGLLLYDQTGGGGLKTEYAALSVAYHKALDMDGNITLGVGGQLAVVQKRIDFSKLIFEDQLTSNGFDPTLPSGEYIPNASIIYPDYDVGLIYNQLIGQWSSFYAGLSYYHISQPHESFLGANYHLHSRFTAHGGGVIGFNASTSFYVSGLFMQQGSATEIAIGGALGLLVNGISETPTVFYVGSWYRYRDAINPYVGLQVNNVQVGITYDVNTSSLQAASLHRGGMEISVIYTYPPPGPNLKRYKCPRF